In the Lepidochelys kempii isolate rLepKem1 chromosome 3, rLepKem1.hap2, whole genome shotgun sequence genome, one interval contains:
- the LOC140908260 gene encoding uncharacterized protein produces MQSSSAQVTMMESQNRKRAPAWTEREVRDLIAVWGEESVLSELRSSFRNAKTFVKISQGMKDRGHNRDPKQCHVKLKELRQAYQKTREANSRSGSEPQTCRFYDELHAILGGSATTTPAVLFDSFNGDGGNTEAGFGDEEDDEEEEVVDSSQQASGETGFPDSQELFLTLDLEPVPPEPTQGCLLDPAGGEGTSAACVSMITGSSPSQRLVKLRKKKNRTHDEMFSELMLSSHTDRAQTNAWRQIMSECRKAQNDREERWRAEESKWRAEESKWLAEDRAEAQMWRQRDERRQDSMLRLLQDQTSMLQCMVELQQRQLEHRLPLQPLCNQPPSSPSSIASTPRRPRTRWGGLRPTSHSTTEDCPKKRRLSFNKF; encoded by the exons atgcagagctcatcagcacaggtgaccatgatggagtcccagaatcgcaaaagagctccagcatggaccgaacgggaggtacgggatctgatcgctgtttggggagaggaatccgtgctatcagaactccgttccagttttcgaaatgccaaaacctttgtcaaaatctcccagggcatgaaggacagaggccataacagggacccgaagcagtgccacgtgaaactgaaggagctgaggcaagcctaccagaaaaccagagaggcgaacagccgctctgggtcagagccccaaacatgccgcttctatgatgagctgcatgccattttagggggttcagccaccactaccccagccgtgttgtttgactccttcaatggagatggaggcaatacggaagcaggttttggggacgaagaagatgatgaggaggaggaggttgtagatagctcacagcaagcaagcggagaaaccggttttcccgacagccaggaactgtttctcaccctagacctggagccagtaccccccgaacctacccaaggctgcctcctggacccagcaggcggagaagggacctctg ctgcatgtgtttcaatgatcacaggatcttctccttcccagaggcttgtgaagcttagaaagaaaaaaaatcgcactcacgatgaaatgttctccgagctcatgctgtcctcccacactgacagagcacagacgaatgcgtggaggcaaataatgtcagagtgcaggaaagcacaaaatgaccgggaggagaggtggcgggctgaagagagtaagtggcgggctgaagagagtaagtggctggctgaagacagggctgaagctcaaatgtggcggcagcgtgatgagaggaggcaggattcaatgctgaggctgctgcaggaccaaaccagtatgctccagtgtatggttgagctgcagcaaaggcagctggagcacagactgccactgcagcccctctgtaaccaaccgccctcctccccaagttccatagcctccacacccagacgcccaagaacgcggtgggggggcctccgtccaaccagccactccaccacagaggattgccccaaaaaaagaaggctgtcattcaataaattttaa